CGGCGTGGGGAGAACGAGTGGGTGGATAGGATTTGGGAGCTGTTGGATGCGATTGACGAGTACATACCCACGCCGGTGCGGGATGTGGACAAGCCTTTTTTGATGCCTGTGGAGGACGTGTTCAGCATTACTGGGCGTGGTACGGTGGCGACGGGGCGGATTGAGCGTGGGAAGGTGAAGGTTGGGGACGAGGTGGAGATTGTGGGTTTGGCTGCTGAGACGCGGCGGACGGTGGTGACGGGTGTGGAGATGCACCGTAAGACGCTGCAGGAGGGGATAGCTGGGGACAACGTAGGTTTGTTGCTGCGGGGTGTAAGCCGGGAGGAGGTGGAGCGGGGGCAGGTGCTGGCGAAGCCTGGGAGCATTACGCCGCACACGAAGTTTGAGGCGTCGGTGTATGTGTTGAGGAAGGAGGAGGGGGGTAGGCACACGGGGTTTTTTTCTGGGTACCGTCCGCAGTTTTACTTTCGGACGACGGATGTGACGGGGGTGGTGCAGCTGCCGGCTGGGGTGGAGATGGTGATGCCTGGGGACAATGTGACGTTTACGGTGGAGCTGATCAAGCCGGTGGCGTTGGAGGAGGGGTTGCGGTTCGCCATTCGGGAGGGTGGGCGGACCGTGGGCGCCGGCGTGGTCACCAAGATCCTAGAGTAATCTTAGGGGGCGGCTAGCCGCCCCTCGGGGAAAGGAGGCGACCCATGGCCAGCGAGGTCCGCATCAAGATCCTCTTAGAGTGCACCGAGTGTAAGCGCCGCAACTACGCCACCGAGAAGAACAAGCGCAACACCCCCGGCAAGCTGGAGCTCCGGAAATACTGCCCCTGGTGCGATAAGCATACGGTGCACAGGGAAGTGAAGGCCTAATGTTTGCCCGGATTGTTCGCTACTTTCAGGAGGCCCGGGCCGAGCTCGCCCGGGTCACCTGGCCCACGCGGGAGCAGATTGTGGAGGGCACCCAGGCCATCCTGGTCTTCACCCTGGTGGCCATGGTGGTCTTGGGATTTTACGATCTCGTCTTCCGGTTCCTGATAGGGCTTGTGCGATGAGCATTGAATGGTACGCGGTCCACACCTACGTGGGGCAGGAGGAAAAGGCTAAGGCCAACCTGGAGAAGCGGGTTAAGGCCTTCGGCTTGGAGGACAAGATCTTCCAGGTGCTTATTCCCACGGAGGAGGTGGTGGAACTCCGCGAGGGGGGTAAGAAGGAGGTTGTTAAGAAAAAGCTCTTCCCCGGATACCTCTTTGTGCAGATGGATCTGGGGGACGAGGAGGAGCCCAACGAGGCCTGGGAGGTGGTGCGGGGCACCCCGGGCATAACCGGCTTCGTGGGGGCGGGGCACAAGCCGGTACCCCTTTCCCCGGACGAGGTGCGGCACATCCTGGAGGTGTCGGGGCTTTTGGGCAAGAAAGAGGCCCCCAAGGCCCAGGTGGCCTTCCGGGAAGGGGATCAGGTCCGGGTGGTTTCCGGCCCCTTCGCGGACTTTACCGGCACCGTGACCGAGATCAATCCGGAAAAGGGCAAGGTCAAGGTCATGGTCACCATCTTCGGGCGCGAGACCCCGGTGGAGCTGGATTTCTCCCAGGTGGTCAAGGCTTAGGAGGCGTTTGCACCCCCAACTTGGGGGGAGCCTAGGAGGGAAAAATGAAGAAAGTCGTTGCTGTGGTGAAGCTTCAGCTGCCGGCTGGCAAGGCCACGCCGGCGCCCCCGGTGGGCCCGGCTTTGGGCCAGCATGGGGCCAACATCATGGAGTTCGTCAAGGCCTTCAATGCGGCCACCGCCAACATGGGGGACGCCATCGTCCCTGTGGAGATCACCATCTACGCCGATCGTTCCTTCACCTTCGTCACCAAGACTCCGCCTGTCAGCTACCTGATCCGCAAGGCGGCGGGGTTGGAGAAGGGGGCTCAAAAGCCCGGCCGGGAGAAGGTAGGCCGCATCACCTGGCAGCAGGTTCTGGAGATCGCCAAGCAGAAGATGCCCGACATG
Above is a genomic segment from Thermus antranikianii DSM 12462 containing:
- the secE gene encoding preprotein translocase subunit SecE, translated to MFARIVRYFQEARAELARVTWPTREQIVEGTQAILVFTLVAMVVLGFYDLVFRFLIGLVR
- the rplK gene encoding 50S ribosomal protein L11, with the translated sequence MKKVVAVVKLQLPAGKATPAPPVGPALGQHGANIMEFVKAFNAATANMGDAIVPVEITIYADRSFTFVTKTPPVSYLIRKAAGLEKGAQKPGREKVGRITWQQVLEIAKQKMPDMNTTDLEAAARMIAGSARSMGVEVVGAPEVKDA
- the rpmG gene encoding 50S ribosomal protein L33, which translates into the protein MASEVRIKILLECTECKRRNYATEKNKRNTPGKLELRKYCPWCDKHTVHREVKA
- the nusG gene encoding transcription termination/antitermination protein NusG gives rise to the protein MSIEWYAVHTYVGQEEKAKANLEKRVKAFGLEDKIFQVLIPTEEVVELREGGKKEVVKKKLFPGYLFVQMDLGDEEEPNEAWEVVRGTPGITGFVGAGHKPVPLSPDEVRHILEVSGLLGKKEAPKAQVAFREGDQVRVVSGPFADFTGTVTEINPEKGKVKVMVTIFGRETPVELDFSQVVKA
- the tuf gene encoding elongation factor Tu, whose amino-acid sequence is MAKGEFIRTKPHVNVGTIGHVDHGKTTLTAALTFVTAAENPNVEVKDYGDIDKAPEERARGITINTAHVEYETAKRHYSHVDCPGHADYIKNMITGAAQMDGAILVVSAADGPMPQTREHILLARQVGVPYIVVFMNKVDMVDDPELLDLVEMEVRDLLNQYEFPGDEVPVIRGSALLALEQMHRNPKTRRGENEWVDRIWELLDAIDEYIPTPVRDVDKPFLMPVEDVFSITGRGTVATGRIERGKVKVGDEVEIVGLAAETRRTVVTGVEMHRKTLQEGIAGDNVGLLLRGVSREEVERGQVLAKPGSITPHTKFEASVYVLRKEEGGRHTGFFSGYRPQFYFRTTDVTGVVQLPAGVEMVMPGDNVTFTVELIKPVALEEGLRFAIREGGRTVGAGVVTKILE